A genomic window from Flavobacterium johnsoniae includes:
- a CDS encoding tail fiber domain-containing protein, translating to MKNKLLPLLFVLGGYSAYSQVVIGKQEANPSAQLEVYATDKGLLIPQIPLTSTTDRTTIKDGKNVNSLLVFNTETIADVKPGYYYWYIDRWCRIAISDEIGKGGKTISNTIINPAGNLIITFSDGTIIDAGKVKGDKGDKGDKGDKGDKGDKGDRGDNGEKGLDGKSITGTAVDANGHLIITYNDGSTSDAGKVKGKDGKDGLDGRSITGTTIDSDGKLIITYNDGFTSDAGKVRGKDGLDGKDFKYSDFTPDQLAGLKGNPGNDGAPGAPGRDGKDFKYSDFTPDQLAGLKGNPGNDGAPGAPGTDGKDFKYSDFTPDQLAGLKGNPGNDGAPGAPGTDGKDFKYSDFTPDQLAGLKGNPGNDGAPGAPGTDGKDFKYSDFTPDQLAGLKGNPGNDGAPGAPGTDGKDFKYSDFTPDQLAGLKGNPGNDGAPGAPGTDGKDFKYSDFTPDQLAGLKGNPGNDGAPGAPGTDGKDFKYSDFTPDQLAGLKGNPGNDGAPGAPGTDGKDFKYSDFTPDQLAGLKGNPGNDGAPGAPGTDGKDFKYSDFTDEQLAALKGKPGDKGEPGEPGSDATVTKADLKGTSPITISGSGKVVDSDLTIGINSKDLTTTTSPNVLEIKNSKGAVLTDTQINIVPAVSKPSMLITDEPGVVRWSDDLPWLLDGNTVPSLKTIGTKNSFDLPFITNNVENMRLTTAGRLGLGTTAPDAGIHLKSANGIGNDVILEGIGDNSALQMYLRPAVPGVIAKGARMGQLTFGYSPTGASFLKSSNIIATYKGTDSGSSNLSDIQFWTSNVTRAVIDENGYFGVGTGIGANVIPSKLTVQAASSAVAENTVSFQSNGTYNRLELEYNKSGSANMANNDYMGEIQFTGTTAGVGGKINSRIGSRYVGDGTSLLSRLQFGTSGLSSYMTLDETGNLYPDGTNQNLGISTKKWAAVYATNGTIQTSDIRLKKNIKPLKYGLAEVVKIEPITYNWKDNSDSKLKIGVSAQQVQTILPEAVNVGDDEAKTLGVNYAEMVPVLINAIKEQQSEIEELKSLVQKLIDKK from the coding sequence ATGAAAAATAAATTACTTCCTTTATTATTTGTGTTAGGTGGTTATTCTGCTTATTCACAAGTTGTAATAGGAAAGCAAGAAGCAAACCCTTCTGCACAGTTAGAGGTTTATGCAACAGACAAAGGTCTTTTGATTCCTCAAATACCATTAACAAGCACTACTGATCGTACTACTATTAAAGATGGAAAAAATGTAAATAGCCTTTTGGTTTTTAACACAGAAACAATTGCAGATGTGAAGCCAGGTTATTACTATTGGTATATCGACAGATGGTGTAGAATTGCGATTTCAGATGAAATTGGTAAAGGAGGAAAAACTATTTCAAATACAATAATTAATCCTGCTGGAAATCTTATTATTACTTTTTCTGATGGAACAATCATAGATGCTGGAAAAGTAAAAGGAGATAAAGGAGATAAAGGAGATAAAGGAGATAAAGGAGATAAAGGAGATAAAGGAGACAGAGGGGATAATGGAGAAAAAGGGTTAGACGGAAAAAGCATCACAGGTACAGCAGTTGATGCAAACGGACATCTTATCATTACCTATAATGACGGTTCTACATCTGATGCGGGCAAGGTAAAAGGAAAAGACGGAAAAGATGGATTGGACGGAAGAAGCATTACGGGTACAACGATTGATTCAGACGGAAAACTTATCATTACCTATAATGACGGCTTTACATCTGATGCGGGCAAGGTAAGAGGAAAAGATGGATTGGACGGGAAAGATTTCAAGTATTCAGATTTCACTCCAGACCAGTTGGCGGGACTGAAAGGAAATCCTGGCAATGACGGAGCGCCTGGAGCACCTGGAAGAGATGGAAAAGATTTCAAGTATTCAGATTTCACTCCAGACCAGTTGGCTGGACTAAAAGGAAATCCTGGCAATGACGGAGCGCCTGGAGCACCCGGAACAGACGGGAAAGATTTCAAGTATTCAGATTTCACTCCAGACCAGTTGGCGGGATTGAAAGGAAATCCTGGCAATGACGGAGCGCCTGGAGCACCTGGAACAGACGGGAAAGATTTCAAGTATTCAGATTTCACTCCAGACCAGTTGGCGGGACTGAAAGGGAATCCTGGCAATGACGGAGCGCCTGGAGCACCTGGAACAGACGGAAAAGATTTCAAGTATTCAGATTTCACTCCAGACCAGTTGGCGGGACTGAAAGGGAATCCTGGCAATGACGGAGCGCCTGGAGCACCCGGAACAGACGGAAAAGATTTCAAGTATTCAGATTTCACTCCAGACCAGTTGGCGGGACTGAAAGGGAATCCTGGCAATGACGGAGCGCCTGGAGCACCCGGAACAGACGGAAAAGATTTCAAGTATTCAGATTTCACTCCAGACCAGTTGGCGGGACTGAAAGGGAATCCTGGCAATGACGGAGCGCCTGGAGCACCCGGAACAGACGGGAAAGATTTCAAGTATTCAGATTTCACTCCAGACCAGTTGGCGGGACTGAAAGGAAATCCTGGCAATGACGGAGCGCCTGGAGCACCCGGAACAGACGGAAAAGATTTCAAGTATTCAGATTTCACTCCAGACCAGTTGGCGGGATTGAAAGGGAATCCTGGCAATGACGGAGCGCCTGGAGCACCCGGAACAGACGGAAAAGATTTCAAATATTCAGATTTCACAGATGAGCAGCTTGCAGCTTTAAAAGGAAAGCCTGGAGATAAGGGAGAACCTGGAGAACCTGGTTCAGACGCAACAGTTACAAAAGCAGATTTAAAAGGAACAAGTCCAATTACAATTTCTGGCTCGGGTAAGGTTGTTGATAGTGATCTAACAATTGGGATAAACTCAAAAGATCTTACTACTACTACATCTCCTAATGTTTTGGAAATTAAAAATTCAAAAGGTGCTGTTCTAACTGACACACAAATTAATATCGTACCAGCTGTAAGCAAACCTTCGATGTTAATTACAGATGAGCCAGGTGTAGTAAGATGGTCGGATGATTTACCTTGGTTATTAGATGGTAATACAGTTCCTTCGTTAAAGACAATTGGTACGAAGAATTCTTTTGATCTTCCATTTATTACAAACAATGTTGAAAATATGAGATTGACAACAGCTGGAAGGTTAGGTTTAGGAACTACTGCTCCAGATGCAGGAATACATCTTAAAAGTGCAAATGGTATTGGTAATGATGTAATATTAGAAGGCATAGGAGATAACTCTGCACTTCAAATGTACTTAAGGCCTGCCGTGCCAGGTGTAATTGCTAAAGGTGCAAGAATGGGACAGTTAACTTTTGGCTATAGTCCTACTGGCGCTTCGTTCTTAAAAAGTTCAAATATCATTGCAACTTATAAAGGAACTGATAGTGGTTCAAGTAATTTAAGTGATATTCAATTCTGGACATCAAATGTTACACGAGCAGTTATTGATGAAAATGGATATTTTGGAGTAGGCACAGGTATAGGAGCAAATGTAATTCCATCTAAATTAACAGTTCAGGCGGCAAGTTCTGCTGTAGCAGAAAACACAGTTTCTTTTCAATCTAATGGAACTTATAATCGTTTAGAATTGGAATATAATAAATCAGGATCTGCTAATATGGCTAACAATGATTATATGGGTGAGATTCAATTTACAGGAACAACTGCAGGAGTAGGTGGTAAAATAAATAGTCGTATTGGAAGTAGGTATGTTGGTGATGGTACTTCGCTGTTGAGTAGACTTCAATTTGGAACATCAGGGTTATCATCATATATGACACTTGATGAAACGGGTAATTTATATCCTGATGGAACGAATCAAAATTTAGGAATAAGCACGAAAAAATGGGCAGCTGTATATGCTACAAATGGTACAATTCAAACTTCTGATATTCGTTTGAAGAAAAATATTAAACCTTTAAAATATGGATTGGCTGAAGTTGTGAAAATAGAACCAATTACTTATAACTGGAAAGATAATTCAGATAGTAAATTAAAGATTGGAGTTTCTGCACAGCAAGTACAAACTATATTGCCTGAAGCTGTAAATGTAGGAGACGATGAAGCTAAAACATTAGGTGTAAATTATGCTGAAATGGTTCCCGTATTAATTAATGCAATAAAAGAACAGCAGTCTGAGATTGAAGAGTTGAAATCACTAGTACAAAAATTAATAGACAAGAAATAA
- a CDS encoding gliding motility-associated C-terminal domain-containing protein — translation MRTKITLILTLLFLTFISNKVISQTVSVSASNTGCQNSGIVTSSSTGLGATPQYQLLRSGAVISPVPGDNTQFTNDPVFTGLSSGTYVVNARATAGGTVYSSSNITVTDGYTAMAVTTPTKVANCVGGTAVLTSTVTNGKAPFTYTIATQTAPGTILQSSGSISANTFTFNTLPANSYIVSVTDSCGQTITGATSVNNPTVSINDIKLGGPAYFYRNPSTNCDGAIYSNIEIGFVYTSNNIVVSASDAANFTWKLRFQNKLYGLGNVIDGSGYPLSIRATLAPAVATRDAILAEEGASVPSAIVLVDNCGNEKAFPLLNNYNKTYSSLATINCGGSAYLRTIRNSGLSCFPMTMTFINQTNPADVVSAVVPTGNNDIISGFTPGARYNVTYVDAAGYTSDLWNSNVVAFPLNSTYIIGQVANGLQPNVNVLGYGRLAVSFTTISGQAATVEVIATSNPTAVPIGTKITNVSSSVNLPSVNPTDPGGYWPKGNYTLQITSPCGSAPLNVTVTGYVASLSGYSTTPICGGFNYVMNGSFDDPTAYEVRIISGPSSVGEKRDMASATASLPFNGLSYGTYVFGLRIKGGTTDVLTQTVTYDANNAIIVDKTNTGGYVCASGATNGVLTITATTNSPAPNNVLEYALSTDGGATFGAYQSGNTFSGLTDNTYFFRIKDGCQNVITQSVQIGVAAAPDATADGQNTLAVICDMTSGTVQLDVDIFGALSYLWAGPGINASNQNEKDPLVNYSDLTVGANNYTCTITLGAPCNSSVVSNLTINVNSRPVLVTTAPAAVCTPNTVNLTDPAVTLGSASGLAYAYYSDPQATIPVADPTAVDVRDTYYIKGTDANGCFSIAPVEVIVNELPQAAIAYLSTPYCQSGTAVPEELGTAGGTYSSDANLVIDANTGEINLAASSLGLHTITYAFSDGSCSNTVTADITINALPTASVSYPNGPYCNRGTASSVETGITSGKYSSDPGLSIEELTGDIDLGASTPGTYTVTYEFSNGTCSNSTTTTITINPTTLPSPLADVTAECSATPAAPTLADFCAGTITATTPTAFPITAQGTTAVTWTFDYGNGYTQTVIQNVIINDITAPAVPVLADVTAECSVASLTVPTATDNCAGTITGTTTTVFPIVAQGTTVVVWTFDDGNGNISTANQNVIIQDVTPPTVPILADVTGECSSTPIAPTATDNCAGIITGTTTSVFPITTQGTTVVVWTFDDGNGNISTANQNVIIQDITPPTVPILADVSGECSATPIAPTTTDNCAGIITGTTTTVFPITTQGTIVVVWTFDDGNGNISTANQNVIIQDITPPTVPVLADVTGECSVTPIAPTTTDNCAGIITGTTTAVFPITAQGTTVVVWTFDDGNGNISTANQNVIIDDVTPPLAPTLADVTAECSVASLTAPTATDNCAGIITGTTATAFPITAQGTTVVVWTFDDGNGNISTANQNVIIDDATAPLAPTLADITAECSVASLTAPTATDNCAGIITGTTATAFPITAQGTTVVVWTFDDGNGNISTANQNVIIDDVTPPLAPTLADVTAECSVASLTSPTATDNCAGIITGTTTTAFPITVQGTTVVTWTFDDGNGNISTANQNVIIDDVTPPLAPTLADVTAECSVASLTVPTATDNCAGTITGTTTAVFPITAQGTTVVTWSFDDGNGNISTANQNIVINDTTPPAVPVLADITGQCNVTPIAPTTTDNCAGIVTGTTTTAFPITAQGTTVVVWTFNDGNGNSVTANQNVIISQIALIGTESPSCSATQPGYNITLSVSGQAPYTATGTGAPGTWSGNTWTSGLISSGTNYNVALQDAGKCNTVTVAGVSPNCCSFSVICPTFQPTSVQCYDELPSATSLTEAQFEALGNGDGRIADTRCGVVEITAANSADTGCNANVTRTYTITEYDDVNKNGVRDAGENTVLNSAVCTQTILVRDTTAPAFVEALPQPVIMADCGTIPPAQTFTAVDNCSTVSVQYTEDRVDGDCSSRYSLIRTWTAIDLCGNQTSFTQTINVSCVEEIYNAVSANGDGLNDSFFIKGIDCYPDNVVRIYNRYGVIIYEKNGYDNVTNPFQGFSDGRATVARGNKLPTGTYFYTLEYDSNGRKIEKAGYLYVDSQ, via the coding sequence TAAACGCGAGGGCTACAGCGGGCGGAACTGTTTATTCTAGTTCTAATATTACTGTTACAGACGGTTACACAGCAATGGCAGTAACAACTCCAACCAAAGTTGCCAATTGTGTTGGTGGTACCGCAGTTTTGACTTCAACGGTTACTAACGGAAAAGCGCCTTTTACGTATACAATTGCTACGCAGACTGCGCCAGGAACGATTTTGCAGAGCAGCGGATCAATTTCAGCCAATACATTTACTTTTAACACACTTCCTGCAAATAGTTATATTGTCAGCGTTACAGATTCTTGTGGACAGACAATAACTGGCGCAACTTCTGTTAATAATCCGACAGTGAGCATTAATGATATTAAATTAGGCGGTCCTGCTTATTTTTATAGAAATCCTTCTACAAATTGTGATGGAGCAATTTATAGTAATATTGAAATAGGATTTGTTTATACTTCAAATAATATTGTAGTTTCAGCTAGTGATGCTGCTAATTTTACATGGAAATTAAGATTTCAAAACAAACTTTATGGTTTAGGGAATGTTATAGATGGTTCTGGCTATCCATTATCTATTAGAGCTACACTTGCGCCAGCTGTTGCTACGAGAGATGCAATCTTAGCAGAAGAAGGAGCTAGCGTACCTTCAGCTATTGTATTAGTTGATAATTGTGGGAATGAAAAAGCTTTTCCTCTTCTAAATAATTATAATAAAACTTATTCTAGTCTAGCTACAATTAATTGTGGAGGTTCTGCTTATCTTAGAACGATTCGTAATTCTGGATTATCTTGTTTTCCAATGACTATGACTTTTATCAATCAAACTAATCCGGCTGATGTGGTTTCAGCAGTAGTTCCAACTGGAAATAACGATATTATTAGCGGTTTTACTCCTGGGGCTAGATATAATGTTACTTATGTAGACGCTGCAGGTTACACTTCAGATTTATGGAATAGTAATGTTGTAGCATTTCCTTTAAATTCAACTTATATTATAGGTCAGGTTGCAAATGGTCTACAGCCTAATGTTAATGTATTAGGTTATGGACGTCTAGCAGTAAGTTTTACAACTATTTCAGGTCAAGCAGCTACAGTTGAAGTAATTGCAACTAGCAATCCGACAGCAGTGCCAATTGGTACTAAAATTACTAATGTATCATCAAGTGTAAATTTGCCATCAGTAAATCCAACTGATCCTGGAGGATACTGGCCAAAAGGTAATTATACTTTACAGATTACAAGTCCATGTGGTTCAGCTCCATTAAATGTTACCGTTACAGGATATGTTGCCAGTCTTTCAGGTTATTCCACAACACCAATTTGTGGGGGATTCAATTATGTGATGAACGGCAGTTTTGATGATCCAACAGCTTATGAAGTGCGTATTATTTCAGGACCATCGAGTGTCGGAGAGAAAAGAGATATGGCAAGTGCAACAGCCTCGCTTCCCTTTAACGGCTTAAGTTACGGAACATATGTTTTTGGTTTAAGAATAAAAGGAGGAACGACAGATGTTCTAACCCAGACTGTTACCTATGACGCGAACAATGCCATTATAGTAGACAAAACCAACACGGGCGGTTATGTGTGCGCCTCTGGTGCGACAAACGGAGTTTTAACGATTACAGCAACGACCAATTCGCCAGCTCCAAACAATGTACTGGAATACGCATTAAGCACCGACGGCGGGGCAACCTTTGGGGCTTACCAAAGCGGCAATACTTTCAGCGGTCTTACTGACAACACTTATTTTTTCAGGATAAAAGACGGCTGTCAGAATGTTATTACCCAATCGGTTCAGATCGGTGTTGCAGCAGCTCCCGATGCCACAGCAGACGGGCAGAACACTCTAGCGGTAATCTGCGATATGACTTCGGGAACCGTCCAGCTTGACGTGGATATCTTTGGCGCGCTTTCCTATTTATGGGCAGGTCCCGGAATAAATGCATCCAATCAGAATGAGAAAGACCCGCTGGTCAATTATTCGGATCTTACGGTCGGCGCCAATAATTACACCTGTACAATAACTTTGGGAGCGCCCTGCAACAGCAGCGTGGTTTCAAACCTGACAATCAATGTCAATTCACGCCCAGTTTTGGTGACTACTGCTCCTGCGGCTGTCTGTACTCCAAACACAGTCAATCTTACCGATCCTGCCGTTACGTTGGGAAGCGCTTCTGGACTTGCATACGCTTATTATTCAGACCCACAGGCGACGATTCCCGTTGCAGACCCAACGGCAGTTGATGTGCGTGACACCTATTATATAAAAGGAACAGATGCCAATGGCTGTTTCAGCATTGCGCCGGTTGAAGTGATTGTAAATGAACTTCCTCAGGCTGCAATCGCTTATTTGAGCACGCCCTACTGCCAGAGCGGAACAGCAGTTCCCGAAGAGCTCGGCACGGCAGGCGGAACTTACAGTTCAGATGCTAATCTTGTAATTGATGCCAATACAGGAGAAATTAATCTTGCAGCTTCCAGCTTAGGTCTGCATACCATTACTTATGCTTTCAGCGACGGAAGCTGTTCAAACACCGTTACGGCAGATATCACGATTAATGCGCTTCCGACAGCTTCGGTAAGCTATCCAAACGGACCTTATTGCAACAGAGGAACTGCATCATCTGTGGAAACAGGAATTACCAGCGGAAAGTACAGTTCAGATCCTGGATTAAGCATAGAGGAACTCACAGGTGATATTGATCTGGGAGCTTCGACTCCTGGAACTTATACTGTAACCTATGAATTCAGTAACGGAACCTGTTCAAACAGTACGACAACAACAATTACCATAAACCCGACAACGCTTCCGTCGCCTCTTGCAGATGTAACGGCAGAATGTTCTGCAACACCTGCAGCACCGACACTTGCAGATTTTTGTGCAGGAACTATTACGGCGACTACACCAACGGCTTTTCCAATCACCGCACAGGGAACAACCGCTGTAACGTGGACTTTTGATTATGGAAACGGATATACTCAAACAGTAATTCAAAACGTAATAATTAATGATATTACAGCTCCTGCAGTACCAGTGTTAGCTGATGTTACAGCAGAATGTTCAGTTGCTTCTCTGACAGTTCCGACAGCGACGGATAACTGCGCAGGAACTATTACAGGAACAACGACAACAGTTTTTCCAATCGTAGCTCAGGGAACAACAGTAGTTGTATGGACATTTGATGACGGCAATGGAAATATTTCAACAGCGAACCAGAATGTTATTATACAAGATGTAACGCCGCCTACAGTACCAATATTGGCTGATGTTACGGGAGAATGTTCTTCAACACCAATTGCTCCAACCGCAACAGATAATTGTGCGGGAATTATTACGGGAACTACAACATCAGTTTTCCCAATCACAACTCAAGGAACAACAGTAGTTGTATGGACATTTGATGACGGTAATGGGAATATTTCAACAGCGAACCAGAATGTTATTATACAAGATATAACGCCGCCTACAGTACCAATATTGGCTGATGTTTCGGGAGAATGTTCTGCAACTCCAATTGCTCCAACCACAACAGATAATTGTGCGGGAATCATTACGGGAACTACAACAACAGTTTTCCCAATCACAACTCAAGGAACAATAGTAGTTGTATGGACATTTGATGACGGCAATGGGAATATTTCAACAGCGAATCAGAATGTTATTATACAAGATATAACGCCACCAACTGTACCAGTATTGGCTGATGTTACGGGTGAATGTTCTGTAACACCAATTGCTCCAACCACAACAGATAATTGTGCAGGAATCATTACGGGAACTACAACAGCAGTTTTCCCAATCACAGCTCAAGGAACAACAGTAGTTGTATGGACATTTGATGACGGCAATGGTAATATTTCAACTGCAAATCAAAATGTGATAATTGATGATGTGACGCCACCTTTAGCTCCAACATTAGCAGATGTAACAGCAGAATGTTCTGTAGCTTCTCTGACAGCTCCAACAGCAACAGATAACTGTGCGGGAATCATTACTGGAACAACCGCAACAGCTTTTCCTATCACAGCACAGGGAACAACAGTAGTTGTATGGACATTTGATGACGGCAATGGTAATATTTCAACAGCGAACCAGAACGTGATAATTGATGATGCGACGGCGCCTTTAGCTCCAACATTGGCAGATATTACAGCAGAATGTTCTGTAGCTTCTCTGACAGCTCCAACAGCAACAGATAACTGTGCGGGAATCATTACTGGAACAACCGCAACAGCTTTTCCTATCACAGCACAGGGAACAACAGTAGTTGTATGGACATTTGATGACGGAAATGGAAATATTTCAACAGCGAACCAGAACGTGATAATTGATGATGTGACGCCGCCTTTAGCTCCAACATTGGCAGATGTAACAGCAGAATGTTCTGTAGCTTCTCTGACATCTCCAACAGCGACAGATAACTGCGCAGGAATCATTACTGGAACAACGACAACAGCTTTTCCTATTACCGTGCAGGGAACAACTGTCGTGACATGGACATTTGATGACGGCAACGGGAATATTTCAACAGCGAACCAGAACGTGATAATTGATGATGTGACGCCGCCTTTAGCTCCAACATTGGCAGATGTAACAGCAGAATGTTCAGTTGCTTCTCTGACAGTTCCAACAGCGACGGATAACTGCGCAGGAACCATTACAGGAACAACGACAGCAGTTTTCCCAATCACAGCACAGGGAACAACTGTCGTGACATGGAGTTTTGATGATGGTAACGGGAATATTTCAACAGCAAATCAGAATATTGTTATTAATGATACAACACCACCTGCAGTACCAGTGTTAGCCGATATAACTGGACAATGCAATGTAACACCTATTGCTCCAACGACAACAGATAATTGTGCAGGAATCGTTACGGGAACTACAACAACAGCTTTCCCAATTACAGCACAAGGAACAACTGTTGTAGTATGGACTTTTAATGATGGAAATGGAAACAGTGTTACTGCTAATCAGAACGTAATTATTAGTCAAATTGCTCTAATAGGAACTGAATCGCCATCTTGCTCCGCAACACAGCCGGGATATAATATTACTTTATCTGTAAGCGGTCAGGCACCTTATACAGCAACTGGTACTGGAGCACCAGGAACCTGGTCTGGAAATACTTGGACATCAGGATTAATTAGTTCAGGCACTAATTATAATGTAGCTCTTCAAGATGCAGGAAAATGTAATACAGTAACCGTAGCGGGAGTCTCTCCAAACTGCTGCAGTTTCAGCGTGATCTGTCCTACTTTTCAGCCGACTTCAGTACAGTGTTATGATGAGCTTCCATCGGCTACAAGTTTGACTGAGGCTCAGTTTGAAGCTTTAGGTAATGGTGACGGACGTATCGCAGATACTAGATGCGGAGTGGTTGAAATAACAGCTGCAAATAGCGCAGATACAGGCTGCAATGCAAATGTTACCAGAACTTATACAATAACAGAGTATGATGATGTAAATAAAAATGGTGTACGTGATGCGGGAGAAAATACGGTTTTAAACAGTGCTGTCTGCACCCAGACAATTTTAGTTCGAGATACAACAGCGCCTGCTTTCGTAGAAGCACTTCCCCAGCCAGTTATAATGGCAGACTGCGGTACAATTCCTCCAGCACAAACCTTTACTGCTGTAGATAACTGTAGTACTGTTTCGGTTCAATATACCGAAGATAGGGTGGATGGAGATTGCAGCAGCCGATATTCGTTAATCAGGACTTGGACGGCAATAGATCTTTGCGGAAACCAGACTTCGTTTACCCAGACAATAAATGTATCGTGCGTAGAAGAAATTTACAATGCAGTATCAGCAAATGGTGACGGATTAAATGATAGCTTCTTTATTAAAGGAATTGACTGTTATCCTGATAATGTTGTACGAATCTACAATAGATATGGAGTGATAATCTACGAAAAAAATGGTTACGATAATGTTACGAATCCGTTTCAGGGATTTTCAGACGGACGCGCTACTGTTGCCAGAGGAAATAAACTTCCTACCGGAACTTATTTCTATACTTTAGAATATGATAGCAATGGAAGAAAAATCGAAAAAGCTGGGTATCTCTATGTAGATAGCCAGTAA